The Solibacillus sp. FSL R7-0682 genome includes a window with the following:
- a CDS encoding thioredoxin family protein, translated as MQILQSIEQFEELRNGAPVIFEFTADWCGDCRFIDPFMPEVVEKFADFTFYKVDRDRFIDLCIELGIIGIPSFLAYESGVELGRFVSKDRKTQEEIEQFIATLK; from the coding sequence ATGCAAATATTACAATCAATTGAGCAATTTGAAGAATTAAGAAATGGGGCACCGGTTATTTTTGAATTTACCGCAGATTGGTGTGGGGACTGTCGTTTTATCGACCCGTTCATGCCTGAGGTAGTAGAAAAATTCGCTGACTTTACATTTTATAAAGTCGACAGAGATCGATTCATCGATTTATGCATCGAGTTAGGGATTATTGGAATTCCAAGCTTTCTAGCATATGAAAGCGGGGTAGAGTTAGGACGCTTTGTAAGTAAGGACCGTAAAACACAAGAAGAAATCGAACAGTTTATTGCAACCTTGAAATAA
- a CDS encoding DUF72 domain-containing protein: MISIGLTGWGDHPDVYSEVTAAKDKLFDYSGHFPIVELDTSFYAIPSVENVEKWCKETPGNFQFVVKTYQGMTGHLRDELPFETRNDMFNAFRACADAFQKNGKLAMILVQFPPWFDCQGKNVQYIRYMKQRLHGFPIAIEFRNQTWYSQQMKDKTLQFLKDNGLIHTVCDEPQAGSGSVPFVPIATNDKVLVRIHGRNVHGWRNIGHGENWRKVRFLYDYNEDELRKLGEQISFLNKQAKEVYVLFNNNSGGHAAKNAKRMQQILQLEFDGLAPKQMKFFDE; this comes from the coding sequence ATGATTTCAATCGGATTAACTGGCTGGGGGGATCACCCAGATGTATATAGTGAAGTAACAGCTGCAAAAGATAAATTATTTGATTATAGCGGACATTTTCCAATTGTCGAATTAGATACATCGTTTTATGCGATACCATCTGTAGAAAATGTAGAAAAGTGGTGTAAGGAAACACCGGGTAACTTTCAATTTGTTGTAAAAACATATCAAGGGATGACAGGGCATCTAAGGGATGAGCTCCCATTTGAAACACGCAATGATATGTTCAATGCATTCCGTGCATGTGCGGACGCCTTCCAAAAAAATGGTAAACTAGCAATGATTTTAGTGCAATTTCCTCCATGGTTTGACTGCCAAGGGAAAAATGTGCAATATATTCGATATATGAAGCAACGATTACATGGCTTTCCAATCGCCATTGAATTCCGCAATCAGACTTGGTATTCACAGCAAATGAAGGATAAGACATTGCAATTTTTAAAGGATAATGGCCTCATTCATACAGTATGTGATGAGCCACAAGCGGGGAGTGGGTCTGTTCCTTTTGTTCCAATTGCAACAAATGATAAGGTGCTAGTCCGTATTCATGGGCGAAATGTACATGGGTGGCGTAATATTGGTCATGGGGAAAATTGGCGTAAAGTGCGCTTTTTATATGATTATAATGAGGATGAATTACGAAAACTAGGTGAGCAAATATCCTTTTTAAATAAACAGGCAAAAGAAGTTTACGTTCTATTTAATAATAACTCTGGTGGACATGCTGCGAAAAATGCAAAGCGTATGCAGCAAATACTACAGCTCGAGTTTGATGGACTAGCACCAAAACAAATGAAATTTTTTGATGAATAA
- the spoIIP gene encoding stage II sporulation protein P encodes MQNEKELFDLIKDTYPQNPRKEFIVTVENKLRQQARGMNKKGTIKKFSLISSSILLFTLAFTWIFFFYGKEIINDVNNVKDQSVFSTIENEDPLVLIYHTHNYESFIPETKNPYSESTNITLVGRALSNALKGNNINTVFDDTDVMGILKERNLRFTDSYAVTREILTNLLNEHDTVKMVFDIHRGSLGQADRTVNIDGVDYAKVLFVVSKTTDNYKENREFANLLHEKLEELYPQLSKGVFEKGVDPRNTYNQDLHINSTLVEIGGTENTLEESYRTADILAKVIKEIIENKEE; translated from the coding sequence ATGCAAAATGAAAAAGAATTATTTGATTTGATTAAGGACACTTACCCACAAAATCCAAGAAAAGAGTTTATCGTCACAGTTGAAAATAAACTTAGACAACAAGCAAGAGGCATGAATAAAAAAGGGACGATTAAAAAGTTTTCTTTAATTTCTAGTAGCATTTTACTTTTTACTTTAGCTTTCACATGGATATTCTTTTTTTATGGGAAGGAAATAATAAATGATGTAAATAATGTAAAAGATCAATCAGTATTTTCGACTATTGAAAATGAAGATCCATTAGTTCTCATTTATCATACGCACAATTATGAATCATTTATTCCAGAAACTAAAAATCCATATAGTGAATCTACTAATATAACATTAGTAGGACGGGCATTAAGTAATGCGTTAAAAGGAAATAATATTAACACGGTCTTTGATGATACGGATGTAATGGGAATTTTAAAGGAACGTAACTTACGTTTTACCGATTCGTATGCAGTTACAAGGGAAATACTTACAAACCTATTAAATGAACATGATACTGTGAAAATGGTTTTTGATATACACAGGGGATCACTAGGACAAGCAGATAGGACTGTAAATATTGATGGAGTTGATTATGCAAAGGTTTTATTTGTTGTCTCTAAAACGACTGATAACTATAAGGAGAATAGGGAGTTTGCAAATCTCCTTCACGAAAAATTGGAAGAATTGTATCCTCAATTATCAAAAGGTGTTTTTGAAAAAGGAGTGGATCCAAGAAACACGTATAATCAGGATCTCCATATAAATTCTACATTAGTAGAAATAGGTGGGACTGAAAATACGTTAGAAGAGTCTTATAGAACGGCTGATATTCTTGCAAAAGTCATTAAAGAAATTATTGAAAATAAGGAAGAGTAA
- a CDS encoding HD-GYP domain-containing protein — MRLISIDVLKKGMVVGRTIWNEAGHPLLHKDVIVTSRIVERLRELNIQYLYIEDDISNGIEIEETVAPTKRIEAVKNITKTFNEVKQAKSSQASYVLDQQSKVIGLIVEDILNSITNSDEVLMVLTDVYLFDEYIYQHSFQVTMYAIAIAKEMGYPADDIRIIGIGALLHDVGKLLIPSEILMKPTKLTNEEFEEIKQHTRYGFDLLRNLHSVSLLVAHCAYQHHERIDGSGYPRGLVDFEIHPFAKIIAVADVFDALTSNRVYRNKTLPKEAIGIIEQGKGIQFDERVVEALKRSVVHYANGTIVLLSDGRRGIVSKQNLVDVTRPWIRIFEEYNILLEATYEICLSDYPILNIEKVDTNFVVYSE, encoded by the coding sequence ATGCGATTAATATCTATTGATGTACTAAAAAAAGGAATGGTGGTAGGTCGAACGATTTGGAATGAAGCCGGCCACCCATTACTACATAAAGATGTTATCGTAACGAGCCGAATTGTGGAGCGCTTACGTGAGCTTAATATACAGTATTTATACATTGAGGACGATATATCTAACGGCATTGAAATAGAAGAAACAGTCGCTCCGACAAAGCGAATTGAGGCAGTTAAAAATATTACAAAAACCTTTAATGAAGTGAAGCAAGCGAAATCTTCTCAAGCCTCGTATGTACTGGATCAACAATCGAAAGTTATAGGATTGATTGTAGAAGATATTTTGAATTCAATTACTAACAGTGACGAAGTTTTAATGGTATTAACGGATGTATATTTATTTGATGAATACATATATCAACATTCGTTCCAAGTAACAATGTACGCCATTGCAATTGCGAAAGAAATGGGCTATCCCGCTGATGATATTCGCATAATAGGAATCGGAGCTTTGTTGCACGACGTTGGTAAATTATTAATTCCTTCAGAGATTTTGATGAAGCCAACAAAGCTAACGAATGAAGAATTCGAGGAAATAAAGCAGCATACACGATATGGTTTTGATTTACTTAGAAATTTACATTCTGTGTCGCTACTAGTTGCACATTGCGCGTATCAGCATCATGAACGAATTGATGGTAGTGGCTATCCAAGAGGATTAGTTGATTTTGAAATCCACCCATTTGCAAAAATTATAGCTGTGGCGGATGTATTTGATGCATTAACCTCGAATCGTGTTTACCGAAATAAAACATTACCAAAGGAAGCTATAGGAATTATTGAACAAGGTAAAGGGATTCAATTTGATGAGCGGGTAGTTGAGGCGTTAAAGCGCAGTGTTGTGCATTATGCAAATGGAACAATTGTGTTATTAAGTGATGGACGACGGGGTATCGTTTCAAAGCAGAATCTAGTCGATGTAACACGTCCGTGGATTCGTATTTTTGAGGAATACAATATTTTACTAGAAGCAACATATGAAATTTGTTTAAGTGATTATCCAATCTTAAATATAGAAAAAGTTGATACGAATTTTGTCGTATATTCGGAATAG
- the sufB gene encoding Fe-S cluster assembly protein SufB, with the protein MAKKMPDIGDYKYGFHDKDVSIFRSERGLTEEIVREISNMKEEPQWMLDYRLKALEKFYEMPMPQWGGDLGSLNFDEITYYVKPSEATQRSWDEVPEEIKTTFDKLGIPEAEQKYLAGVSAQYESEVVYHNMKQDLEDMGVIFKDTDSALKENEEIFKKHWGTVIPYTDNKFAALNSAVWSGGSFIYMPKGVKLDTPLQAYFRINSENMGQFERTLIIVDEDASVHYVEGCTAPVYTTNSLHSAVVEIIVKKNAYCRYTTIQNWANNVYNLVTKRTVVEENGTMEWIDGNIGSKLTMKYPACILKGEGARGMTLSIALAGKGQHQHAGAKMIHLAPNTSSTIVSKSIAKQGGKVTYLGQVKFGKNASGARANIECDTLIMDNQSTSDTIPYNEILNDNVSLEHEAKVSKVSEEQLFYLMSRGISEEEATEMIVMGFIEPFTKELPMEYAVEMNRLIKFEMEGSIG; encoded by the coding sequence ATGGCTAAAAAAATGCCTGATATCGGCGATTACAAATATGGCTTCCATGACAAGGACGTATCAATTTTCCGTTCTGAGCGTGGACTAACAGAAGAAATCGTTCGTGAAATCTCAAACATGAAAGAAGAGCCACAGTGGATGCTTGACTACCGCTTAAAAGCTCTTGAAAAATTCTACGAAATGCCAATGCCTCAATGGGGCGGCGACCTTGGCTCATTAAACTTCGATGAAATTACGTATTATGTAAAGCCATCTGAAGCGACACAACGTTCATGGGATGAAGTACCTGAAGAAATCAAAACAACATTTGATAAATTAGGTATTCCTGAAGCAGAGCAAAAGTATCTTGCAGGTGTATCTGCTCAGTATGAATCTGAAGTAGTTTACCACAACATGAAGCAAGACCTTGAAGATATGGGTGTTATTTTTAAAGATACAGACTCAGCATTAAAAGAAAACGAAGAAATCTTCAAAAAACACTGGGGTACAGTAATCCCTTACACTGACAACAAATTTGCGGCTTTAAACTCTGCAGTTTGGTCTGGTGGTTCATTCATCTACATGCCTAAAGGTGTTAAATTAGATACACCATTACAAGCATACTTCCGTATTAACTCTGAAAACATGGGTCAATTCGAGCGTACGCTGATCATTGTAGATGAAGATGCATCTGTACACTACGTAGAAGGATGTACAGCACCAGTTTACACAACAAACTCTCTACACTCAGCTGTAGTAGAAATTATCGTTAAAAAGAACGCATATTGCCGTTATACAACAATCCAAAACTGGGCGAACAACGTATACAACCTAGTTACAAAACGTACTGTAGTTGAAGAAAACGGTACGATGGAATGGATCGACGGTAACATCGGTTCTAAACTAACAATGAAATACCCAGCATGTATCCTTAAAGGCGAAGGTGCTCGTGGTATGACATTATCAATTGCATTAGCAGGTAAAGGTCAACACCAACACGCTGGTGCCAAAATGATTCACTTAGCACCAAACACATCTTCTACAATCGTTTCTAAATCGATTGCGAAGCAAGGTGGTAAAGTAACATACCTTGGTCAAGTGAAGTTCGGTAAAAATGCGTCAGGTGCTCGTGCAAACATCGAGTGTGACACGTTAATTATGGATAATCAATCAACGTCTGATACAATTCCATACAATGAGATTTTAAATGATAACGTATCTTTAGAGCACGAAGCGAAAGTTTCGAAAGTATCTGAAGAGCAATTATTCTACTTAATGTCTCGTGGTATTTCTGAAGAAGAAGCGACAGAAATGATCGTAATGGGCTTCATTGAGCCATTCACAAAAGAATTACCAATGGAATACGCAGTAGAAATGAACCGTCTAATCAAGTTCGAGATGGAAGGTTCTATCGGATAA
- a CDS encoding bifunctional metallophosphatase/5'-nucleotidase — protein MQEVIHFFHTNDLHSHFNYWKRSQSFIQMQRRLLSARGETSFLVDIGDHIDRSNLYTEATLGKGNVNMLNEAEYDVVTIGNNEGITLPHNELYHLYDDAQFEVVVGNLQSKCGDNPGWLKPYTILTTKYGTKIAVIAATAQFDAFYKELGWIVVPPRDLLIEQVLQLQNEVDIIICLSHLGITEDELLAKECPAIDVIFGAHTHHIFEQGQIDNGVLLTGGGKFGQYTGHLTLEFDHVKHQLVHKSDRLYENALLPEVEEENAWLNELQKQAKDVLEKPAFALTKPLNKEWFHRSQLSNLFAECLYEYTNADCCMFNAGIFVENLNKGFVTSYDIHKILPHPINLCVIQLTGNELKEIYLQSENEEWPRLELKGLGFRGVIFGKMLNYGLTMNKQREFYINGELIQPDKEYRLATLDMYTFGFFFPSFKYAKKQYYLPEFIRDIFKEYCSKKFA, from the coding sequence GTGCAGGAAGTAATTCATTTCTTTCATACAAATGATTTACATAGTCATTTTAACTATTGGAAACGTAGTCAGTCGTTTATACAAATGCAGCGCCGTTTGCTGTCAGCTCGAGGCGAGACGAGTTTTTTAGTAGATATTGGCGATCATATAGATCGTTCGAATTTATATACGGAGGCTACGTTAGGAAAAGGCAATGTCAATATGCTAAACGAAGCTGAATATGATGTCGTGACAATCGGGAATAATGAAGGAATTACTTTACCTCATAATGAGCTATATCATTTATATGATGATGCTCAATTTGAGGTAGTTGTAGGTAATTTACAGTCAAAATGTGGAGACAATCCAGGGTGGTTAAAGCCGTATACGATTTTAACGACAAAGTATGGTACTAAAATTGCGGTCATTGCAGCAACAGCTCAGTTTGATGCATTTTATAAAGAGCTTGGTTGGATTGTTGTACCTCCTCGCGACTTACTAATTGAACAAGTACTACAACTTCAAAATGAAGTGGATATTATCATTTGTTTATCGCATTTAGGAATTACTGAAGATGAATTATTAGCAAAGGAATGCCCAGCGATAGATGTTATTTTTGGTGCACATACCCATCATATTTTTGAACAAGGACAAATAGACAATGGTGTTCTTCTAACAGGTGGAGGGAAGTTTGGACAATATACAGGACATTTAACACTAGAATTTGACCATGTAAAACATCAATTAGTACACAAATCCGACCGTTTATATGAAAATGCACTTTTACCTGAAGTAGAGGAAGAGAATGCATGGCTTAACGAGCTTCAAAAGCAAGCAAAGGATGTATTAGAAAAGCCTGCATTTGCATTAACAAAGCCATTAAATAAAGAATGGTTTCATCGTTCACAACTTTCTAATTTATTTGCAGAGTGCTTATATGAATATACAAATGCTGATTGTTGTATGTTTAACGCGGGCATTTTTGTAGAAAATTTGAATAAAGGTTTCGTCACTTCTTACGATATTCACAAAATATTACCACATCCAATTAATCTTTGTGTTATACAATTGACAGGTAATGAGTTAAAAGAGATATATTTACAGTCAGAAAATGAAGAGTGGCCAAGGTTAGAACTAAAAGGATTAGGTTTCCGAGGGGTTATTTTCGGTAAAATGTTAAATTATGGACTAACAATGAATAAGCAACGTGAATTTTACATTAACGGGGAATTAATCCAGCCAGATAAAGAATATAGATTAGCGACATTGGATATGTATACATTTGGCTTTTTCTTTCCGAGCTTTAAGTATGCAAAAAAACAGTACTATTTACCAGAGTTTATTCGGGATATTTTTAAAGAATATTGTAGCAAGAAATTCGCATAG
- a CDS encoding RNA polymerase sigma factor, which yields MLDSKSLESRIVNIYNDHYLNVYKFLICFSGNQNDAEDMTQEVFIRVLKNLPNFNGQNNLKTWIFSIAKHVAVDHYRKKKFASVFKDGFFNKLEFTGNKPDEVYEITEIKQIVHEAISKLKPKYRAVVIIRGINEFSIKETSEILQCSESKVKVDYHRALKELKRKLNFDVEGVFTNAK from the coding sequence TTGCTTGATTCTAAAAGTTTAGAGTCTCGTATTGTTAATATTTATAATGATCATTATTTAAACGTGTACAAATTTCTTATTTGTTTTTCAGGAAATCAAAACGATGCTGAAGACATGACACAAGAAGTATTTATCCGGGTATTAAAAAATTTGCCCAACTTTAATGGCCAAAACAATTTAAAAACATGGATTTTTTCCATAGCAAAGCATGTAGCGGTTGATCATTATCGGAAAAAGAAATTTGCATCGGTTTTTAAGGACGGTTTCTTCAATAAACTAGAGTTTACTGGAAATAAACCGGATGAAGTGTATGAAATTACAGAAATAAAACAAATTGTCCATGAGGCGATTTCAAAATTAAAGCCTAAATATAGAGCAGTAGTTATTATTCGCGGAATAAATGAATTTTCCATAAAAGAAACTTCAGAAATCTTGCAATGTAGTGAATCTAAGGTGAAAGTCGATTATCACAGAGCATTAAAAGAACTTAAACGAAAACTAAATTTTGATGTGGAAGGGGTTTTTACAAATGCAAAATGA